The following proteins come from a genomic window of Microbacterium sulfonylureivorans:
- a CDS encoding acyltransferase family protein: protein MTSTAPAAPSPRYAGLDGLRAIAVTLVVLYHLFPPALFPGGYVGVDVFFVISGFLITSLLLREHDTTGRISLGGFWKRRARRLIPALALVVTVCSTLAWIVGGDVLLRLGEQVLGALTFSYNWLSIAGEGGYFGAAAPELFRNFWSLAVEEQFYVIWPLVLPLFLLLPRGGARAVAAVALAAASAVSMGVLVASGGDVTRAYFGTDTHSFGILLGVAVAFVLMPLLSRPARETADAALLRPAVTPPPGWTIVLPASASPGRPKTRPEWIDRRSSRTAMGCLGIASLVGIAVVASLPPVDGVGSFPGTLLAASILTAVAIVAGVWPGSWFGPAIDARPLRWVGDRSYGIYLWHWPLLVLAMAAAPTAGANAPVWIGIGVLAVTLLAAELSYRLLETPVRRIGFRASLRRLRDQVRRDSRGRLRVLGVAAAGLLVLGGTSAAIAAAPSQSSGEAVVTAGQEALDRAARSPSPVPTPEATTPAAPATPPPPPGGPLTSRPSPTPMPTPVTGAEVSAVGDSVMLASAPALLERLPGIHVDAEVSRSAWAGPGILEQLEASGLLRPYVVVALGTNGPVDLGSLERMAAIAGPDRHLVLVNAYAPRDWIPGVNAALDDFASSHPGVVVADWSSAIADRTDLLAGDSIHPGADGGRVFAETIARAVESVEQDRARRQYERELRLHENLSHRPPPVAE, encoded by the coding sequence ATGACGTCGACCGCGCCCGCAGCACCCTCCCCCCGCTACGCGGGACTCGACGGCCTGCGCGCGATAGCCGTGACCCTCGTAGTCCTCTACCATCTGTTCCCGCCCGCGCTCTTCCCGGGCGGGTACGTGGGAGTCGACGTCTTCTTCGTGATCAGCGGGTTCCTCATCACGAGCCTGCTGCTTCGCGAGCACGACACCACCGGACGGATCAGCCTCGGCGGATTCTGGAAGCGCCGCGCGCGACGCCTGATCCCGGCGCTCGCCCTCGTGGTGACGGTGTGCTCCACCCTCGCCTGGATCGTCGGCGGCGACGTGCTACTGCGCCTGGGCGAGCAGGTGCTCGGAGCGCTGACGTTCAGCTACAACTGGCTCTCGATCGCGGGCGAGGGCGGCTACTTCGGCGCGGCCGCGCCCGAGCTCTTCCGCAACTTCTGGTCGCTCGCGGTCGAGGAGCAGTTCTACGTGATCTGGCCGCTCGTCCTTCCGCTCTTCCTCCTTCTGCCCCGCGGCGGCGCGCGGGCGGTGGCAGCGGTCGCCCTTGCCGCGGCATCCGCGGTGTCGATGGGGGTGCTGGTGGCGAGCGGCGGCGACGTGACCCGCGCGTACTTCGGAACCGACACCCACTCCTTCGGCATCCTGCTCGGTGTCGCCGTCGCCTTCGTGCTCATGCCGCTGCTGTCGCGCCCCGCCCGCGAGACTGCGGATGCCGCGCTTCTCCGGCCGGCCGTCACGCCGCCGCCGGGCTGGACGATCGTGCTCCCCGCGTCGGCATCGCCCGGGCGGCCGAAGACACGGCCGGAGTGGATCGATCGTCGCAGCTCCAGGACCGCGATGGGATGCCTCGGCATCGCCTCACTCGTCGGCATCGCGGTTGTCGCGTCCCTGCCGCCGGTCGACGGCGTGGGCTCGTTCCCGGGCACCCTGCTGGCGGCGAGCATCCTCACCGCCGTCGCGATCGTCGCAGGAGTGTGGCCGGGGTCCTGGTTCGGACCGGCGATCGACGCGCGCCCGCTCCGCTGGGTGGGTGATCGCTCCTACGGCATCTACCTGTGGCACTGGCCGCTCCTCGTCCTCGCGATGGCGGCCGCGCCCACGGCCGGGGCGAACGCACCCGTCTGGATAGGCATCGGCGTGCTCGCGGTCACCCTCTTGGCCGCCGAGCTGTCCTACCGGCTCCTCGAGACGCCGGTACGGCGCATCGGCTTCCGCGCGTCGTTGCGTCGGCTGCGCGACCAGGTGCGCCGCGACTCCCGCGGCCGCCTTCGTGTGCTCGGGGTCGCCGCCGCCGGGCTGCTGGTCTTGGGCGGCACCTCTGCTGCGATCGCCGCAGCGCCGTCGCAGTCGTCCGGAGAGGCTGTCGTGACAGCCGGCCAGGAGGCGCTGGATCGCGCCGCCCGCAGCCCCAGCCCGGTGCCGACACCTGAGGCGACGACGCCTGCCGCGCCGGCGACCCCGCCGCCGCCGCCCGGGGGGCCTCTGACCTCGCGACCGTCGCCGACGCCGATGCCCACTCCCGTGACGGGCGCCGAGGTCAGCGCGGTCGGCGACTCCGTGATGCTCGCCTCTGCTCCCGCGCTGCTCGAGCGCCTCCCCGGCATCCACGTGGATGCCGAGGTGTCACGCTCGGCGTGGGCCGGCCCCGGCATCCTCGAGCAGCTGGAGGCCTCTGGCCTGCTGCGGCCCTACGTGGTCGTCGCGCTGGGCACGAACGGCCCCGTCGACCTGGGGTCACTCGAGCGCATGGCGGCGATCGCAGGGCCGGACCGCCACCTCGTGCTCGTGAACGCGTACGCCCCGCGGGACTGGATTCCGGGAGTGAACGCCGCGCTCGACGACTTCGCATCCTCGCACCCAGGCGTCGTCGTCGCGGACTGGTCGTCGGCGATCGCCGATCGCACCGACCTCCTCGCCGGCGACTCGATCCATCCGGGTGCCGACGG